In one window of Candidatus Scalindua sp. DNA:
- a CDS encoding sulfotransferase, with the protein MKTDSFSGPLFLIGIGRSGTKLLRDLLNQNPRIGIPIAESNFIPIMIKKYGNPPHFDNDTEFQSFYEEYTKTSFFWWMKKFDCVMSKDFLNKNADKNSWRSIFEVILRYHVLPGRDKDFIWGDKTPSYLYHIDLLNELYPRARFLHIIRDPRDCCISTQKAWGTNLFTVADGWRRGVEVARTSGKQLGNNYMEVYYESLIDDPEKTLINICEFLGCEFASVMMQLGRDTENLGEAKGKTRIVRHNKKKYTDQLSITEIRRIEEIVYPVMESTQYEFEYAVSYRPLSNIKLRIYSRVNKWNRLMFDLKTKGLVEGIKYHFGTLKN; encoded by the coding sequence ATGAAAACAGACAGTTTCTCCGGACCACTTTTTCTTATCGGCATTGGAAGAAGCGGTACAAAGCTCCTGAGAGATCTTTTAAATCAAAATCCAAGGATTGGTATTCCTATTGCGGAAAGTAATTTTATTCCTATTATGATAAAGAAATATGGAAATCCACCCCATTTTGATAATGATACCGAGTTTCAGTCGTTTTATGAAGAATATACTAAAACCAGTTTCTTCTGGTGGATGAAAAAATTCGATTGTGTTATGAGCAAAGATTTCCTTAACAAAAATGCGGACAAAAACTCCTGGAGGTCCATTTTTGAGGTTATTCTCAGGTATCATGTCCTTCCTGGAAGGGATAAGGACTTTATCTGGGGTGATAAAACTCCATCCTATTTATATCACATCGATCTGCTGAATGAGTTATATCCCAGGGCAAGGTTTTTACACATTATACGAGATCCTCGTGACTGCTGTATTTCAACGCAGAAGGCGTGGGGAACAAATCTTTTCACTGTTGCAGATGGATGGCGTCGTGGTGTTGAAGTTGCGCGAACGAGTGGAAAGCAGCTTGGAAATAACTATATGGAGGTTTACTATGAATCATTAATTGACGATCCAGAGAAAACATTGATAAATATCTGTGAATTCCTGGGATGTGAATTTGCCTCCGTAATGATGCAATTGGGGAGGGATACGGAAAATCTTGGCGAAGCTAAAGGGAAAACCAGGATCGTGCGGCATAACAAAAAAAAATATACTGACCAGCTATCAATAACTGAAATCAGGCGGATTGAAGAAATTGTTTATCCTGTTATGGAGTCGACACAGTATGAATTTGAATACGCGGTAAGTTACAGGCCATTAAGCAATATTAAGTTAAGGATTTACAGCAGGGTTAATAAATGGAATCGCCTAATGTTTGACCTTAAGACAAAAGGATTGGTTGAGGGGATAAAATACCATTTTGGAACCCTTAAAAACTAA
- a CDS encoding glycosyltransferase yields the protein MNKGVVSLKDKTYYFDDFLVENSRGFTKHLVEFAKNYRKYNPIYTLLGKILFKNSAYDAGVEKYSTKFGWEIHAFMKIADKIKRENVDIIHGAFGANESTAAMILSDLTGIPFSFETHAKDLFVNFQYPGEKIEKAKKIFTISEYNKNYLINDLKCSASKIVLKRVPFNKSHCDQIPEKQRKDDLILSVCRLNPIKGLKYAIEAFNLVAQKRDDIMFKIIGDGPLKDELFKKVEKLHLTDKISFLGNLSNENAMDLVAQSAIVLLPSVIAENGDRDGIPTSLIEAMYLKTPVISSRISGIPELIDDGINGFLTEPGNVKQIAERIDTLLSDKSLRTEMGERAREKVTNQFNIEENSNKLIDTWKGIT from the coding sequence ATGAATAAAGGTGTTGTCAGCCTGAAAGACAAAACATACTACTTTGATGATTTTCTGGTAGAAAACAGTCGAGGTTTTACTAAGCACCTTGTTGAGTTTGCAAAAAACTATAGAAAATATAACCCCATTTATACACTTTTGGGGAAAATTTTATTCAAAAATAGTGCTTATGATGCTGGTGTTGAAAAGTATTCCACAAAATTTGGCTGGGAGATCCACGCATTTATGAAAATTGCTGACAAGATAAAGAGAGAAAATGTTGATATTATTCACGGTGCTTTTGGTGCAAACGAATCAACAGCTGCAATGATTCTTTCAGATTTAACCGGGATTCCATTCTCTTTTGAAACTCATGCCAAAGATCTGTTTGTTAATTTTCAATATCCAGGTGAAAAAATAGAAAAGGCAAAAAAAATATTTACCATCTCAGAGTATAACAAAAATTATTTGATAAATGATTTAAAATGTTCTGCCTCTAAAATTGTCCTTAAAAGAGTACCTTTTAACAAAAGCCATTGTGATCAAATACCTGAGAAACAAAGAAAAGATGACCTTATCCTATCGGTATGCCGCTTGAATCCCATAAAGGGACTGAAATACGCAATTGAGGCATTTAATCTGGTTGCTCAAAAAAGGGATGATATCATGTTCAAAATTATTGGTGATGGCCCCCTTAAAGATGAATTGTTCAAGAAAGTGGAGAAACTACATTTAACCGACAAAATCAGCTTTCTTGGAAATTTGAGTAATGAAAATGCGATGGATTTAGTAGCACAATCAGCAATTGTACTATTACCCTCAGTTATTGCAGAAAATGGGGATAGGGATGGAATACCTACTTCACTCATAGAAGCAATGTATTTAAAAACACCGGTGATTAGTTCCAGAATTTCTGGAATCCCGGAATTGATAGATGACGGAATTAATGGTTTTTTAACCGAACCGGGGAACGTAAAACAGATAGCAGAAAGAATAGATACACTTTTATCAGACAAATCATTAAGAACTGAAATGGGTGAGCGGGCAAGAGAGAAGGTAACTAATCAATTTAATATTGAAGAGAATTCAAACAAGTTGATAGATACCTGGAAAGGAATAACATAA
- a CDS encoding glycosyltransferase — translation MKIAFIVDAFPCLSETFILNQITGLIDRGHDVDIFANGPRNDTMIHADIERYNLLNRTFYFSHGTSYQTMPKNICVRIIKAIILVITNFHKKPIPLLKSLNILTYGKESASLCLLYKTVTFLNKNTYDIVHCHFGHNGNLGVILKYIGAIKGKVITTFHGADISWSLKRQGSNMYDYLFKQGDLFLPISERWKKELIRLGCNERKIIVHRMGIDTSKFEYLDRKLNDDGKIQLLTIARLVEKKGVQYGIQAVAKVLKEYQNIEYTIVGDGHLKNDLENLIDELNINNKIKLVGRKRQEEIIELMKQTDIFLAPSVTAEDGDQEGIPVVLMEALSQGIPVISTRHSGIPELVEDGKSGFLVPERDVEGLSEKLEYLIKHQETWPQMGREGSACVEKYFDINKLNNQLVELYQQLLSGDL, via the coding sequence ATGAAAATTGCCTTTATTGTTGATGCATTCCCATGTTTGTCTGAAACCTTTATATTGAATCAAATAACGGGTCTCATAGACAGGGGGCATGATGTGGATATTTTTGCTAATGGCCCAAGGAATGACACCATGATACATGCGGATATAGAAAGATATAACCTGCTCAACCGGACATTCTATTTTTCGCACGGAACTTCGTATCAAACAATGCCAAAAAATATCTGTGTTCGTATTATAAAAGCTATAATTCTGGTAATCACAAACTTTCATAAAAAACCTATCCCTTTGTTAAAATCACTAAATATTCTTACGTACGGGAAAGAATCAGCTTCCTTATGTTTACTGTATAAGACTGTTACATTTTTAAATAAAAACACCTATGACATTGTTCATTGTCATTTTGGACATAACGGTAATTTAGGTGTTATTTTGAAATACATTGGAGCTATCAAAGGTAAAGTTATTACCACATTCCATGGTGCTGATATTTCATGGTCTCTTAAGAGGCAAGGGTCTAACATGTATGATTATCTTTTTAAACAAGGAGACCTGTTTTTGCCGATAAGCGAGAGATGGAAGAAAGAGTTGATCCGTTTAGGGTGTAACGAGAGAAAAATTATTGTACACAGGATGGGTATCGATACGAGTAAATTTGAATATCTTGACCGCAAATTAAATGATGATGGTAAAATACAGCTCCTGACAATCGCTCGCCTGGTGGAAAAGAAAGGAGTTCAATATGGTATTCAGGCGGTTGCGAAAGTACTTAAAGAGTATCAAAATATAGAATACACGATAGTTGGAGATGGTCATTTAAAAAATGATTTAGAGAATTTGATAGATGAATTAAACATTAATAATAAGATAAAACTTGTCGGCCGTAAGCGTCAGGAAGAAATTATCGAGTTGATGAAACAGACAGACATCTTTTTAGCGCCAAGTGTGACAGCAGAAGATGGTGACCAGGAAGGGATTCCTGTAGTTTTGATGGAGGCATTATCCCAGGGGATACCGGTGATCAGTACCCGGCATAGCGGCATACCGGAGCTAGTAGAAGATGGAAAGTCCGGGTTCCTGGTTCCTGAGCGGGATGTGGAGGGGTTATCGGAGAAGCTTGAGTATCTTATCAAGCATCAAGAAACATGGCCTCAGATGGGTCGAGAAGGAAGTGCCTGTGTGGAAAAATATTTTGACATCAATAAGTTAAATAATCAGTTAGTCGAATTATATCAGCAACTATTGTCTGGAGATCTATAG
- a CDS encoding methyltransferase domain-containing protein, producing the protein MDIQKDIYDKQYLSGYRERVDGYEFARWKALEHLIGKILKLSDSKKVLDYGCGSGLHVGLWKKAFPHADLCFCDISSVALEKLTNKYPEFKERCAEMKGTKAQFGSDLFDVILSIEVMEHVENLDNYLSDVHSLLKPGGFFIWTTPCANRFSIEYVYSAITNQIEKTRDGYIKWKWEDPKHLRRLKSSEIRFKLQNIGFVNTGFRFRSHLFSFVCTKLFRGPLRELGKRMILLDYSLFRKLPNGASMIGFTEKSK; encoded by the coding sequence TTGGATATACAAAAAGATATTTATGATAAGCAGTATTTAAGCGGATACAGAGAAAGAGTAGATGGCTATGAGTTTGCTCGGTGGAAAGCACTAGAGCATCTTATTGGAAAGATTCTGAAATTAAGTGATTCAAAAAAAGTATTGGATTATGGTTGCGGCAGTGGTCTGCATGTTGGTTTATGGAAGAAAGCATTTCCACATGCAGATTTATGCTTCTGTGACATTAGTTCCGTGGCCCTTGAAAAACTGACAAACAAATACCCTGAATTCAAAGAAAGATGTGCAGAAATGAAAGGAACCAAGGCACAATTCGGCAGCGATTTGTTTGACGTTATTCTAAGTATTGAAGTTATGGAACATGTTGAAAATCTCGATAATTATCTGAGTGATGTTCATTCATTACTTAAACCCGGTGGGTTTTTTATATGGACTACTCCTTGCGCCAATCGTTTTTCAATTGAGTATGTATACAGTGCAATTACAAATCAAATAGAAAAGACAAGAGACGGTTACATAAAGTGGAAATGGGAAGATCCAAAACATCTTCGTCGTCTAAAGAGTAGTGAGATAAGATTCAAATTGCAGAATATTGGCTTCGTAAATACCGGATTTAGATTCAGATCTCATTTGTTTTCATTTGTCTGCACGAAGCTCTTTAGAGGTCCCTTACGGGAATTAGGAAAAAGAATGATTTTACTTGATTATTCTCTGTTTCGGAAACTTCCTAATGGTGCTTCCATGATTGGTTTTACGGAAAAGAGTAAATGA